From Verrucomicrobiales bacterium, a single genomic window includes:
- a CDS encoding zinc ribbon domain-containing protein, whose protein sequence is MPIYEYHCESCGVFDLMRTLQQSSQSATCPECGGPAQKQFTVVNLRGTTPAVRMAHETNERSAHAPHVCSSGCGHSHAPRRGATDRPVLQRSTKRNRRPWMLGH, encoded by the coding sequence ATGCCGATTTACGAATATCATTGCGAGTCGTGCGGGGTGTTCGACCTCATGCGAACCCTTCAGCAATCCAGCCAGTCCGCCACTTGTCCCGAGTGCGGTGGGCCGGCGCAAAAGCAGTTCACCGTCGTCAACCTGCGCGGGACCACTCCGGCGGTCAGGATGGCTCACGAGACCAATGAGCGCAGCGCTCATGCGCCACATGTCTGCAGCTCCGGCTGCGGGCACTCGCATGCGCCACGCCGCGGAGCCACCGACCGCCCGGTGCTCCAACGCTCCACCAAGCGCAATCGCCGCCCCTGGATGTTGGGCCATTGA